The Candidatus Nitrospira nitrificans genomic sequence ACGAATGGCTTTTCCAATCATCATTTTGGCTTGGTTGCAGGGCACCCTCGTACTGACTAATGCCATCAGAAGCTGGTACTGCAACCTTGCAGATGCGTCGAGGTCATCGCGATACGAGAAGAGATGGCTTTCCGCTACAAGACCTGCACGATGAAACACTTCAAATAACGCGTCTCCGGCATGCTGGCCAGGATCGGATGGTCGGCACTTTGGCCTCGTTGCTCAATCAGGCGAATGTCTCGCTTGGCGTCGCGTGCCGCGAGACGGATGCTCTTCCAGAGATCTGCTTCAGAGACAGGATGAGAGCAGGAACTGGTGACCAGAAACCCTTCCGGCTTGAGTAGCTTCAAACCCAAGAGATTGACATCCTTATACCCGGTCAATGCGCCGGCCAAGGCCTGCTGGCTGCGCGCGAAGGCCGGAGGATCGAGGATCACCAGATCATAGCGTCGCCCCGCCTTCACCAGCTTGCGCATCTCTTCGAACGCATCGGCCTGGCGATAGGTGCAGCGATCCTCCACCTTGTTCATCGTGGCCTGTGTTCGGGCCATGGCCAGTGTGTCCAGACTGACATCGAGGCCCTCCACTGACACGGCTCCGGCGAGCGCGGCATGAAGGCCGAAGGCGCCGGTATGGCAGAACACTTCCAGCACCTCGGCTCCTGATGCCAACTTGGCCGCTGCCAGCCGGTTTTCCCGTTGGTCGCAAAACCAGCCGGTCTTCTGCCCCCGTTCCACATCCACGAGAAACTTCGCGACCCCTTCGTGAATCTCGACTTGTGTCGGGCCGCTGCCACGGAGAAATCTCCGTTCGAGAGGCAACCCTTCGAGTTGCCGACTCTTGGCCTCGTTCCGCAGGTACACACTCGTCAGATTCAATTCTTTCATCAGAATGTCGGCTAAGAGTTCTTTCCGGCTATCCATGCCGAACGATAAGCACTGCATGACCAGCAGTTGATCGTACCGATCCACGATCAACCCCGGTAGTCGATCGCCTTCTGCATAAATCAGCCGATAGGCATTGGACTGCGCGACCACTCGCTGCCGGAGGCGGATCGCCTGCTGAATTCTTCCCCGCCAGAACGTCTCGTCGATGGATTCATCCTCGAATGTCAGGAGCCGGATGCGAATTTTTGACGCAGGATTATAGAGACCACGTCCGTAGAATTGTCCGTCGGGGGTCAGGACATCGACCAAATCCCCGGCTGCGGCTTGACCGGTGACCGGCCCGACATGACCGGCAAAGAGCCAGAGAGGCCGTCCTTCCGGGGCGCGGAGCGACGTAAGGCGGACCTGGGCCATCGTTGTCATCGTCTTGTCTCCTGTGACTGGGTGTAGCTGACTGTGTGCGTGAGCGTTCGCCTGCCGGCTGTCGTCAACTCGATCATCACGCGCTCATTGCTTGACGAACCCCGGCCAGTATGTTTTCCTGATGACGAAGCGTTTCAACCGACCATGTGAGGATAAAGAAGAATGGGCGACAAAGCCACCATTGGTTCCGCGGTACTGGATCGCCTGTATCGCCTGGGCGTTCGCCATATTTTCGGCATTCCCGGGGACTATGTCCTCTCCCTCTATCAACTGATCGAGGCCTCGCCGATCACACACATCGGAACCACGCGAGAAGACTGTGCCGGGTTTGCAGCGGACGCCTATGCCAGGATCAATGGGATAGGCGCGGTCTGTGTCACGTACTGCGTCGGCGGGCTCAATACCGTCAATGCCATCGCCTGTGCCTACGCCGAACGCTCGCCGGTCGTACTCCTGACCGGATCACCCGGTCTATCTGAACGAACTCGAACTCCCTATTTGCATCATATGGTTCGGGATTTTGCCACCCAACGAGAAGTCTTTGAGCGAATGACCGTCGCGGCCGTGACACTGGACGACCCGTTGACGGCTGAACGGGAGATGGATCGAGCCTTTGCCGCCCTGCTCCGCTACCGCCGTCCTATTTATATCGAAATCCCCAGAGACATGGTCCACTGTCCGCTGACAGGAGGCATGAAGCCGTTCTGCATCGAGGATACGC encodes the following:
- a CDS encoding class I SAM-dependent rRNA methyltransferase, translated to MTTMAQVRLTSLRAPEGRPLWLFAGHVGPVTGQAAAGDLVDVLTPDGQFYGRGLYNPASKIRIRLLTFEDESIDETFWRGRIQQAIRLRQRVVAQSNAYRLIYAEGDRLPGLIVDRYDQLLVMQCLSFGMDSRKELLADILMKELNLTSVYLRNEAKSRQLEGLPLERRFLRGSGPTQVEIHEGVAKFLVDVERGQKTGWFCDQRENRLAAAKLASGAEVLEVFCHTGAFGLHAALAGAVSVEGLDVSLDTLAMARTQATMNKVEDRCTYRQADAFEEMRKLVKAGRRYDLVILDPPAFARSQQALAGALTGYKDVNLLGLKLLKPEGFLVTSSCSHPVSEADLWKSIRLAARDAKRDIRLIEQRGQSADHPILASMPETRYLKCFIVQVL